One Streptosporangium sp. NBC_01495 DNA window includes the following coding sequences:
- a CDS encoding MarR family winged helix-turn-helix transcriptional regulator: MTLHHADQDSGRPPVAKDETAAADAIDRDLDRDEVDLLVAAWRQERPDLDVEPLQVLSRVSRLARHLDRARRASFAEHGLETWEFDVLTALRRAGEPYEMSPGALLRATLVTSGTMTNRIDRLTAAGLVRRRPDPEDRRGVLVSLTDAGRTRVDGAFADLLRRERDLLSGLGKREQQALSGLLRTLLVPFDATGSGAP, encoded by the coding sequence ATGACCCTGCACCACGCGGACCAGGACTCCGGGCGACCGCCTGTCGCGAAGGACGAGACCGCCGCGGCCGACGCGATCGACAGGGACCTCGACAGGGACGAGGTCGACCTGCTGGTCGCCGCCTGGCGTCAGGAACGCCCCGACCTCGACGTGGAGCCGCTCCAGGTGCTCAGCCGGGTCTCCCGGCTGGCCCGCCACCTCGACCGCGCCCGCCGGGCCTCCTTCGCCGAGCACGGCCTGGAGACCTGGGAGTTCGACGTGCTCACCGCCCTGCGCCGGGCCGGGGAGCCGTACGAGATGAGCCCGGGGGCCCTGCTCCGCGCGACGCTGGTGACCTCGGGGACGATGACCAACCGGATCGACCGGCTGACCGCGGCCGGGCTGGTCAGGCGGCGCCCCGACCCCGAGGACCGGCGCGGCGTCCTGGTCTCCCTGACCGACGCCGGGCGGACGCGCGTGGACGGCGCCTTCGCCGACCTGCTGCGCCGCGAGCGCGATCTCCTGTCCGGCCTCGGAAAACGCGAACAGCAGGCCCTTTCCGGCCTGCTGCGCACGCTACTCGTTCCTTTTGACGCGACCGGGAGTGGAGCTCCCTGA
- a CDS encoding serine/threonine-protein kinase, with protein sequence MNQPGVEGLRPADPEQIGSYRLLGRLGEGGMGTVYLALAPTGRPVALKVVKAEFAIEDGFAARFHTEVENARRVASFCTAQVLDNGNDDGRPYMVTEYIAGTPLSRQIIEHGALEQGTLHGVALGVAAALAAIHVAGLVHRDLKPANVILSMSGPRVIDFGIARALDSTHSFTRSGEVLGSPGWWAPEQVRGLEITPAADVFAWGCMVAYAGNGRHPYGRGDMMTMATRLLTTPPDLGALPAPLNDLVRLATEMDPYQRPSAQDLLIALVGGGIAAPAAPAPVRADPPTLIATDMLNESWEPPANVEPDSTQTLSALNLEAGFADPATAPTPIPGLLPGWDPAASASVPALSTPGTAPTSAPPAPPAPPAPPAPPVPPVPPESPTPSAPGPSTTPAAAPGSRTTPAPLTAPTAPPGSPGSQTAPERTPPPNPLPYPMRAEPTTSPSRPFTSPLQARPSGQEPRIAPGQAQGQAPGQVSAQVQGQVQGQASAQVQGQVQGQAPTLPPSPPSRSSPSTGFQDPPGSDAPDTGRSAPRRRWLFAGLAVLAALAVTVVVLLNTGGGNANGDQGQARPGTTGDTGDLAGTGGTDVGRTITTGSFIEDPRLIIPRTPACGLTSYGNATPVNGRFCTVPLTLINTGGELVPLGDTAAVTLTDDRGGTHKPERVSTALPAALPPGTKVEAVLVFDLPPARKPAKLTGVVIEGGRNIEVRLS encoded by the coding sequence GTGAACCAGCCCGGTGTGGAGGGGCTGCGACCCGCCGACCCTGAGCAGATCGGGAGTTACCGCCTGCTCGGACGTCTCGGCGAGGGCGGGATGGGAACCGTCTACCTGGCGCTGGCGCCGACGGGACGACCTGTCGCGCTCAAGGTGGTGAAGGCGGAGTTCGCGATCGAGGACGGCTTCGCGGCGAGGTTCCACACGGAGGTCGAGAACGCCCGGCGGGTGGCCTCGTTCTGTACCGCGCAGGTGCTCGACAACGGCAACGACGACGGCCGCCCGTACATGGTCACCGAGTACATCGCGGGCACGCCGCTGTCCCGCCAGATCATCGAGCACGGCGCCCTCGAGCAGGGGACCCTGCACGGCGTCGCCCTGGGGGTGGCGGCGGCGCTGGCCGCGATCCACGTCGCCGGGCTGGTGCACCGGGACCTCAAGCCCGCCAACGTGATCCTGTCCATGTCGGGGCCCCGCGTGATCGACTTCGGCATCGCCAGGGCCCTCGACTCCACGCACAGCTTCACTCGCTCGGGCGAGGTGCTCGGCAGCCCCGGCTGGTGGGCCCCCGAGCAGGTGCGCGGCCTGGAGATCACCCCGGCCGCCGACGTCTTCGCCTGGGGCTGCATGGTCGCGTACGCGGGCAACGGCCGCCACCCCTACGGGCGGGGCGACATGATGACCATGGCCACCCGGCTGCTCACCACCCCACCCGACCTGGGCGCGCTTCCCGCCCCGCTGAACGACCTGGTCCGCCTCGCGACCGAGATGGACCCCTACCAGCGGCCCAGCGCCCAGGACCTGCTGATCGCCCTGGTCGGCGGCGGGATCGCGGCACCGGCCGCTCCGGCTCCCGTCCGGGCCGACCCGCCGACGCTGATCGCCACGGACATGCTGAACGAGTCCTGGGAGCCGCCCGCCAACGTGGAGCCCGACTCCACCCAGACCCTCAGCGCGCTGAACCTGGAGGCGGGGTTCGCCGACCCGGCCACGGCGCCGACGCCCATCCCCGGACTGCTTCCCGGCTGGGATCCGGCGGCCTCGGCCTCCGTACCGGCCCTATCCACCCCCGGGACGGCCCCCACCTCGGCGCCTCCTGCGCCTCCTGCGCCCCCTGCGCCCCCTGCGCCCCCTGTGCCCCCTGTGCCCCCGGAGAGCCCGACACCCTCGGCACCCGGTCCGTCCACCACACCGGCGGCGGCCCCCGGGTCCCGGACGACACCGGCGCCCCTCACGGCGCCGACCGCACCGCCGGGGTCGCCGGGGTCGCAGACGGCACCGGAGCGGACCCCGCCGCCAAATCCGCTCCCGTACCCCATGCGGGCCGAGCCCACGACCTCACCGTCACGCCCGTTCACGAGCCCCCTCCAGGCCCGGCCGTCCGGCCAGGAACCGAGGATCGCACCGGGCCAGGCGCAGGGGCAGGCACCGGGCCAGGTGTCGGCCCAGGTGCAGGGCCAGGTGCAGGGTCAGGCGTCGGCCCAGGTGCAGGGCCAGGTGCAGGGTCAGGCGCCCACCCTGCCCCCGTCGCCCCCGTCGCGTTCGTCGCCCTCTACCGGCTTCCAGGACCCACCCGGATCGGACGCGCCGGACACCGGGCGATCGGCGCCCCGGCGGCGCTGGCTGTTCGCCGGGCTGGCCGTGCTCGCGGCGCTGGCCGTCACGGTCGTCGTCCTGCTGAACACCGGTGGGGGAAACGCGAACGGCGACCAGGGGCAGGCGCGGCCGGGCACCACCGGCGACACCGGCGACCTCGCCGGTACTGGCGGCACCGACGTGGGCCGCACGATCACGACCGGCTCCTTCATCGAGGACCCGCGGCTGATCATCCCGCGTACCCCGGCCTGCGGGCTCACCTCCTACGGGAACGCCACCCCGGTGAACGGCCGGTTCTGCACGGTCCCGCTGACGCTGATCAACACCGGCGGGGAGCTGGTCCCGCTCGGTGACACCGCCGCGGTCACCCTGACCGACGATCGCGGCGGGACGCACAAGCCCGAACGGGTGTCGACGGCCCTGCCCGCCGCCCTGCCCCCCGGGACGAAGGTGGAGGCCGTCCTGGTCTTCGACCTGCCCCCGGCCCGCAAGCCCGCCAAACTGACCGGCGTGGTCATCGAAGGAGGCAGGAACATCGAGGTGAGGTTGTCTTGA
- a CDS encoding ABC-F family ATP-binding cassette domain-containing protein produces the protein MNLVNLESVSHSYGPKPLLSDVSLGIEVGDRIGVVGRNGGGKTTLISVIAGDLKPNTGRVTHNRGLQVGSLSQGDDLDPARSVSEIVLGDRSEHEWAGDAGIREILASLLGDIDLTALAGSLSGGERRRTALAKLLIDEHDLIILDEPTNHLDIEAIDWLARHLAGRRTALVVVTHDRWFLDAVSTRTWEVVDGAVERYEGGYAAYVLAKAERARVAASTEARRQNLMRKEIAWLRRGPPARTSKPKFRIDAAQALIADEPPARESVELVKFAAARLGRTVYDLEDVTLHAGGPGQGPMVLDHSTWQFGPGDRVGLIGVNGSGKSSLLRLLAGTVHPDSGRLVRGKTVRLAHLSQELGELDPERRVLETVEEIRKFIQVGKKEWTASQLLERLGFKGDAQWKVVGDLSGGERRRLQLLRLLMDDPNVLLLDEPTNDLDIETLNELEDLLDGWPGTLILVSHDRYFLERVTDRTVALLGDRKLSMLPGGVDEYLARRASGAALSARAASGAVSGTASATSSTGAKETAPGLSAKDERDLRKELSRMERQLDKLSGREAKLHASMADAAADYERLASLDAQLKEILAEKESIEGEWLELADRLGD, from the coding sequence ATGAATCTGGTCAATCTTGAGTCGGTCTCCCACTCCTACGGTCCCAAGCCCCTGCTCAGCGACGTCTCCCTCGGCATCGAGGTGGGCGACCGCATCGGTGTGGTCGGCCGCAACGGCGGCGGCAAGACAACCCTCATCTCGGTGATAGCCGGTGATCTCAAGCCGAACACCGGACGGGTCACCCATAACCGGGGGCTCCAGGTGGGATCGCTGTCGCAGGGCGACGACCTCGACCCGGCGCGCTCGGTGAGCGAGATCGTTCTCGGTGACAGGTCCGAGCACGAGTGGGCGGGAGACGCGGGCATCCGCGAGATCCTCGCCAGCCTGCTCGGCGACATCGACCTGACGGCGCTCGCCGGGAGTCTGTCGGGCGGTGAGCGGCGTCGCACGGCCCTGGCCAAGCTGCTCATCGACGAGCACGATCTGATCATCCTGGACGAGCCCACCAACCACCTCGACATCGAGGCCATCGACTGGCTCGCCAGGCACCTGGCGGGCCGCAGGACCGCGCTGGTGGTCGTGACCCACGACCGGTGGTTCCTGGACGCGGTCTCCACCAGGACGTGGGAGGTCGTGGACGGCGCGGTCGAGCGCTACGAGGGCGGGTACGCCGCGTACGTGCTGGCCAAGGCCGAGCGCGCCCGGGTCGCGGCCTCCACCGAGGCCCGCCGCCAGAACCTGATGCGCAAGGAGATCGCCTGGCTCCGCCGGGGCCCGCCCGCGCGGACGTCCAAGCCCAAGTTCCGCATCGACGCCGCCCAGGCGCTGATCGCCGACGAGCCTCCCGCCAGGGAGAGCGTCGAGCTGGTCAAGTTCGCCGCCGCCCGGCTGGGCCGCACGGTCTACGACCTTGAGGACGTCACCCTGCACGCCGGAGGACCCGGCCAGGGCCCGATGGTCCTCGACCACTCGACCTGGCAGTTCGGCCCCGGTGACCGGGTCGGCCTGATCGGCGTGAACGGGTCGGGCAAGTCCTCGCTGCTCCGCCTGCTCGCCGGTACCGTGCACCCCGACTCGGGCAGGCTCGTACGCGGCAAGACGGTCCGCCTGGCGCACCTGTCGCAGGAGCTGGGCGAGCTCGACCCGGAGCGCCGGGTGCTGGAGACCGTCGAGGAGATCCGCAAGTTCATCCAGGTCGGTAAGAAGGAGTGGACCGCCTCCCAGCTGCTGGAGCGCCTCGGCTTCAAGGGCGACGCGCAGTGGAAGGTCGTCGGCGACCTGTCCGGTGGCGAGCGGCGCCGCCTGCAGCTGCTCCGCCTCCTCATGGACGACCCCAACGTGCTGCTGCTCGACGAGCCGACCAACGACCTCGACATCGAGACGCTCAACGAGCTGGAGGACCTGCTCGACGGCTGGCCGGGCACGCTGATCCTGGTCAGCCACGACCGCTACTTCCTGGAGCGGGTCACCGACAGGACCGTCGCCCTGCTCGGCGACCGCAAGCTGTCGATGCTCCCCGGCGGCGTGGACGAATACCTCGCCCGCCGCGCCTCGGGGGCGGCCCTGTCCGCGCGGGCGGCGTCCGGCGCGGTGTCCGGCACGGCCTCGGCGACCTCGTCCACCGGAGCGAAGGAGACGGCTCCCGGCCTGTCCGCGAAGGACGAGCGCGACCTCCGCAAGGAGCTCTCCCGGATGGAGCGCCAGCTCGACAAGCTGAGTGGCCGCGAGGCGAAGCTGCACGCGTCCATGGCCGACGCCGCCGCCGACTACGAGCGGCTGGCCTCGCTCGACGCGCAGCTGAAGGAGATCCTCGCGGAGAAGGAGTCGATCGAGGGCGAGTGGCTGGAGCTGGCCGACCGCCTGGGCGACTGA
- a CDS encoding trans-aconitate 2-methyltransferase has product MSRDMWDPLVYGRYADERSRPFFDLVSRIAAERPGHVVDAGCGTGELTAELARRWPGARVHGFDSSPAMIEKAPAGGSLSFSVDDVTRWRPERPVDVIVSNAVLQWVPEHRELLPRWVEALNPGGWLAFQVPGNFDAPSHALVRELCRTKWRDRLGDLVRPSPVDDPAAYLGLLTGLGCRVDAWETTYLHVLPGDDAVLAWITGTALRPVLDRLHPVEATAFLADCAALLREAYPRGPYGTVFPFRRIFAVARR; this is encoded by the coding sequence ATGTCAAGAGATATGTGGGATCCCCTGGTCTACGGCCGCTACGCCGACGAGCGCTCGCGGCCGTTCTTCGATCTTGTTTCCAGGATAGCCGCGGAGCGGCCCGGCCACGTGGTCGACGCGGGCTGCGGCACCGGCGAGCTCACCGCCGAGCTCGCCAGGCGGTGGCCCGGCGCCCGCGTCCACGGCTTCGACTCCTCGCCCGCCATGATCGAGAAGGCCCCCGCGGGCGGCTCGCTGAGCTTCTCCGTCGACGACGTCACCCGGTGGCGCCCGGAGCGCCCGGTCGACGTGATCGTGTCCAACGCCGTCCTGCAGTGGGTGCCCGAGCACCGCGAGCTGCTGCCGCGCTGGGTGGAGGCCCTCAACCCCGGCGGCTGGCTCGCCTTCCAGGTCCCGGGCAACTTCGACGCCCCCAGCCACGCCCTGGTCCGCGAGCTGTGCCGTACGAAGTGGCGCGACCGGCTGGGCGACCTGGTCCGGCCCTCCCCGGTCGACGATCCGGCCGCCTACCTCGGCCTGCTCACCGGCCTGGGCTGCCGGGTGGACGCCTGGGAGACCACCTACCTGCACGTCCTGCCCGGCGACGACGCCGTGCTCGCCTGGATCACCGGCACCGCCCTGCGCCCCGTGCTCGACCGCCTGCATCCGGTCGAGGCCACCGCCTTCCTCGCCGACTGCGCCGCCCTGCTCCGCGAGGCCTACCCGCGCGGGCCGTACGGCACGGTCTTCCCCTTCCGCAGGATCTTCGCGGTCGCCCGGAGGTGA
- a CDS encoding TatD family hydrolase → MSTPNLPAAPRPLPAEVFDSHCHLDIMVGNRQASSGDPVAQAAQAARTSVEGILDEARAVGVTRLVTIGYDLPSSRWNAETAALHADVYAGVAIHPNEAHASTPETLAEIERLARLPHVRAVGETGLDYYRDWASKDDQHASFRAHIEIAKRTGKALVIHDREAHDDVLRVLAEEGAPEVVVFHSFSGDAGMAKQCTDAGYFMSFSGPVTYKNAAYLREAARVAPKELILVETDAPYLPPTPHRGKPNAPYLIPLTLRCLAEVRGADLTELATAVSANGETVFGSW, encoded by the coding sequence GTGAGCACGCCGAATCTTCCCGCCGCGCCCAGACCTCTGCCGGCAGAGGTGTTCGACAGCCACTGCCACCTGGACATCATGGTGGGCAACCGCCAGGCGTCCTCGGGGGACCCGGTGGCCCAGGCCGCGCAGGCGGCCAGGACGAGCGTCGAGGGCATCCTCGACGAGGCCCGTGCCGTCGGCGTGACGCGGCTCGTCACGATCGGCTACGACCTGCCGTCCTCGCGCTGGAACGCCGAGACGGCCGCCCTCCACGCGGACGTCTACGCCGGGGTGGCCATCCACCCCAACGAGGCGCACGCCTCGACGCCGGAGACCCTCGCCGAGATCGAGCGGCTGGCCCGCCTGCCGCACGTCAGGGCGGTGGGGGAGACCGGGCTCGACTACTACCGCGACTGGGCGTCGAAGGACGACCAGCACGCCAGCTTCCGCGCGCACATCGAGATCGCCAAGCGGACCGGCAAGGCCCTGGTGATCCACGACCGCGAGGCCCACGACGACGTGCTGCGCGTGCTGGCCGAGGAGGGCGCTCCCGAGGTCGTGGTGTTCCACAGCTTCTCCGGTGACGCGGGAATGGCGAAACAGTGCACAGATGCCGGATATTTCATGTCATTTTCCGGTCCGGTTACCTACAAGAACGCCGCCTACCTCCGTGAGGCCGCGCGGGTCGCGCCGAAGGAGCTGATCCTCGTCGAGACCGACGCGCCCTACCTGCCGCCCACCCCCCACCGGGGCAAGCCCAACGCGCCCTACCTCATACCGCTCACGCTGCGCTGCCTCGCCGAGGTCAGGGGGGCCGACCTCACCGAGCTCGCCACCGCCGTCAGCGCCAACGGGGAGACCGTCTTCGGCTCCTGGTGA
- a CDS encoding 4-(cytidine 5'-diphospho)-2-C-methyl-D-erythritol kinase — MNSVTVRVPAKVNLQLAVGPLRDDGYHDLVNVFHAVSIFDEVTATAKTGMSVRVEGESADQVPEDHENLAIKAALALAGHAGRSYGVNLLIRKSIPVAGGMAGGSADAAATLVACNELWGLGLPLEDLMEIAADLGSDVPFALLGGTAVGTGRGERLTPLDVAGTFHWVFALADGGLSTATVYAECDRIRQATGERVAWPQAAEPLLAALREGDAETLGTELRNDLQPAAVMLRGSLARTLDAGRGYGALGSLVSGSGPTCAFLARSESHAGELAASLKDTGVARDVITAHGPVPGPVIV, encoded by the coding sequence ATGAACTCCGTGACCGTCCGCGTGCCCGCGAAGGTCAACCTGCAGCTTGCCGTCGGGCCGCTGCGGGATGACGGCTACCACGACCTCGTCAACGTCTTCCACGCCGTCTCGATCTTCGACGAGGTCACGGCCACCGCGAAGACCGGGATGAGCGTCCGGGTGGAGGGCGAGTCCGCCGACCAGGTGCCTGAGGACCACGAGAACCTCGCGATCAAGGCCGCGCTCGCGCTGGCCGGGCACGCGGGCCGCTCGTACGGCGTGAACCTGCTCATCCGCAAGTCGATCCCGGTGGCGGGCGGCATGGCGGGCGGCAGCGCCGACGCCGCCGCGACCCTGGTCGCCTGCAACGAGCTGTGGGGCCTCGGGCTGCCGCTCGAGGACCTGATGGAGATCGCCGCCGACCTCGGCAGCGACGTCCCGTTCGCGCTGCTCGGCGGTACGGCCGTCGGCACCGGCAGGGGCGAGCGGCTGACCCCGCTGGACGTCGCGGGCACCTTCCACTGGGTGTTCGCGCTCGCCGACGGCGGCCTGTCCACGGCCACGGTCTACGCCGAGTGCGACCGCATCCGCCAGGCGACCGGCGAGCGGGTCGCCTGGCCCCAGGCCGCCGAGCCGCTGCTGGCCGCGCTCCGCGAGGGGGACGCGGAAACTCTCGGCACCGAGCTCCGCAACGACCTGCAGCCGGCCGCCGTGATGCTGCGCGGCTCCCTGGCCCGGACCCTGGACGCCGGACGCGGATACGGGGCCCTCGGCTCGCTGGTCTCCGGCTCCGGGCCCACCTGCGCCTTCCTGGCCCGCTCCGAGTCCCACGCGGGTGAGCTGGCCGCCTCCCTGAAGGACACCGGGGTGGCGCGTGACGTCATCACCGCCCACGGCCCCGTCCCCGGCCCCGTGATCGTGTAG
- a CDS encoding MerR family transcriptional regulator codes for MLIGELSRRTGVSPRLLRYYEAQGLLDARRGSNGYRDYDEDSVITVRKVRALLNAGLSTEVIRVVLPCTRGEQPGFDWCADLRALMDRELAVMDERIDGLQRSRGTLADYLAQP; via the coding sequence ATGCTGATCGGGGAGTTGTCCCGGCGTACCGGGGTCAGCCCGCGGTTGCTGCGGTACTACGAGGCGCAGGGATTGCTTGACGCGAGGCGCGGTTCGAACGGCTACCGCGACTACGACGAGGACTCGGTGATCACTGTGCGGAAGGTCCGCGCCCTGCTGAACGCGGGCCTGTCCACCGAGGTGATCCGTGTGGTGTTGCCGTGCACCCGGGGCGAGCAGCCGGGGTTCGACTGGTGCGCGGACCTGCGGGCCCTCATGGACCGGGAGCTGGCGGTCATGGACGAGCGTATCGACGGCCTCCAACGTAGCCGCGGCACCCTCGCCGACTACCTGGCGCAGCCCTGA
- a CDS encoding uridine kinase family protein translates to MRLHAGETEAVGWRVVTVLDAVRQLRDASPDVTGRPRVIAIDGRGGAGKTTLAERLRKLVPNSAIVHTDDIAWNHAYFDWGAVLAENILRPLHRGEAVDFRPDAWITHDRPGSITIPAGADFIWVEGTGVIREKLAPWLDASVWMQGDLDEQGRLLVVRDGDSPEQLEHVANWLLEELPFLLREQPWARATMIVAGPPQIDHDPDTELVVAPPTSP, encoded by the coding sequence ATGCGTCTACATGCAGGCGAGACCGAGGCCGTCGGCTGGCGGGTGGTGACCGTGCTCGACGCCGTCCGGCAGCTGCGCGACGCATCACCCGACGTCACCGGACGTCCGCGGGTGATCGCGATCGACGGCCGGGGCGGCGCCGGCAAGACGACCCTGGCCGAGCGGCTACGCAAGCTGGTGCCCAACTCCGCCATCGTGCACACCGACGACATCGCCTGGAACCACGCCTACTTCGACTGGGGCGCCGTGCTCGCCGAGAACATCCTGCGACCCCTGCACCGGGGTGAGGCGGTGGACTTCCGCCCCGATGCCTGGATCACCCACGACCGGCCCGGATCGATCACCATCCCCGCCGGTGCCGACTTCATTTGGGTCGAGGGCACCGGCGTCATCCGCGAAAAGCTCGCCCCCTGGTTGGACGCCTCGGTATGGATGCAGGGTGACCTCGACGAGCAAGGGCGCCTGTTGGTCGTCCGCGACGGTGACTCCCCCGAGCAGTTGGAGCACGTGGCGAACTGGCTGCTGGAGGAACTGCCGTTCCTGCTGCGAGAACAGCCGTGGGCCCGAGCCACCATGATCGTCGCTGGCCCTCCGCAGATCGACCACGACCCGGACACCGAGTTGGTCGTCGCCCCGCCGACCAGCCCTTAG
- a CDS encoding alkene reductase, translating into MNSPLLEPYRGPALHLPNRVAMAAMTRSRADDTTGVPTSIMAEYYAQRATAGLIVSEGIWPHFLGKGGPGVPGLTEPAHVEGWRRTTQAVHAAGGRIFAQLWHVGRVSHPDILGGEQPVAPSALAISEDQIFTASGLKDYVVPRELSTAEVAEAVEFHAVAARNAVDAGFDGVEISAAYGYLIAQFLSDSANLRTDGYSDHVRFAVEVVEAVAATIGADRTALRISPGNALNDIIENDPAARYHRLLGALDEMGLAYLHVVQSGEYAALEDLRPHWNGTLVATYDGPEPGGREQAEEALRAGLADVYSFGRLFLANPDLPRRVALDAPLNPVRESGMYGGGREGYLDYPYLVG; encoded by the coding sequence GTGAACTCCCCTCTGCTCGAGCCCTACCGCGGCCCCGCCCTCCATCTGCCCAACCGGGTGGCCATGGCCGCGATGACCCGCTCCCGCGCCGACGACACCACCGGCGTCCCCACTTCGATCATGGCCGAGTACTACGCCCAGCGCGCCACCGCCGGCCTCATCGTCAGCGAAGGGATCTGGCCGCACTTCCTCGGCAAGGGCGGACCCGGCGTCCCCGGCCTGACCGAGCCGGCCCACGTCGAAGGCTGGCGCCGGACGACGCAGGCCGTGCACGCCGCCGGCGGTCGCATCTTCGCCCAGTTGTGGCACGTGGGCCGGGTCAGCCACCCCGACATCCTCGGCGGAGAACAGCCGGTCGCCCCCTCGGCCCTGGCGATCTCGGAGGACCAGATCTTCACCGCCTCCGGCCTGAAGGACTACGTCGTCCCGCGTGAACTGTCCACGGCCGAGGTCGCCGAGGCCGTCGAGTTTCACGCCGTGGCCGCCCGCAACGCCGTCGACGCCGGTTTCGACGGAGTCGAGATCAGCGCCGCCTATGGCTATCTCATCGCCCAGTTCCTGTCCGACAGCGCCAACCTGCGTACCGACGGCTACTCCGACCACGTCCGCTTCGCGGTCGAGGTGGTCGAGGCCGTCGCCGCCACGATCGGAGCGGACCGGACCGCGTTGCGCATCTCCCCCGGCAACGCGCTCAACGACATCATCGAGAACGATCCGGCCGCGCGCTACCACCGGCTGCTGGGCGCGCTCGACGAAATGGGCCTGGCGTACCTGCACGTGGTCCAGTCAGGAGAGTACGCCGCCCTGGAAGATCTGCGCCCCCACTGGAACGGCACCCTGGTGGCCACCTACGACGGCCCCGAACCCGGCGGCCGGGAACAGGCGGAAGAGGCGCTGCGCGCCGGCCTCGCCGACGTCTACTCCTTCGGACGGCTGTTCCTGGCCAATCCGGATCTGCCACGGCGCGTCGCCCTCGACGCCCCGCTCAATCCGGTGCGCGAGAGCGGCATGTACGGGGGCGGCAGGGAAGGGTATCTGGACTACCCCTACCTCGTCGGGTAG
- the rsmA gene encoding 16S rRNA (adenine(1518)-N(6)/adenine(1519)-N(6))-dimethyltransferase RsmA produces the protein MSLLGPAEIRILANKLNIRPTKKLGQNFVIDGGTVRKIVRVAGLEPGDVVIEVGPGLGSLTLALLPEVRRVIAVEIDPVLAAQLPLTVAGHAPELADRLTVVLADAMRVLPADLPEERPTALVANLPYNVSVPVVLHLLETQPSLNKVLIMVQAEVADRLAAAPGSKVYGIPSVKAAWYADVRRAGPVGRTVFWPVPNVDSGLVAMVRREPPTTVATREEVFAVVDAAFAQRRKTLRAALASWAGTAPAAERALRAAGIDPSERGEQLTVEDFARIAEHRTAESTAESGA, from the coding sequence ATGAGTCTTCTTGGTCCAGCGGAAATACGTATTTTGGCGAACAAGCTCAATATTCGTCCCACGAAGAAGCTCGGCCAGAACTTCGTGATCGACGGGGGCACGGTCCGCAAGATCGTGCGGGTGGCCGGGCTTGAGCCCGGCGACGTCGTCATCGAGGTCGGCCCAGGGCTGGGCTCGCTCACCCTCGCGCTGCTTCCCGAGGTCCGCCGCGTGATCGCCGTGGAGATCGACCCCGTTCTCGCCGCCCAGCTGCCGCTGACCGTCGCCGGGCACGCCCCCGAGCTCGCCGACCGTCTCACCGTGGTGCTCGCCGATGCCATGCGCGTGCTGCCCGCGGATCTGCCGGAGGAGAGGCCGACCGCGCTGGTCGCCAACCTCCCCTACAACGTGTCCGTGCCGGTGGTGCTGCACCTGCTGGAGACGCAGCCGTCGCTGAACAAGGTCCTGATCATGGTCCAGGCCGAGGTCGCCGACCGGCTGGCCGCCGCCCCGGGTTCCAAGGTGTACGGCATCCCCTCGGTCAAGGCCGCCTGGTACGCCGACGTCCGCCGGGCCGGTCCCGTCGGCCGTACGGTCTTCTGGCCGGTCCCCAACGTCGACTCAGGCCTGGTCGCGATGGTCCGGCGGGAGCCGCCCACGACCGTGGCCACCCGCGAGGAGGTCTTCGCGGTGGTGGACGCCGCCTTCGCCCAGCGCCGCAAGACCCTCCGCGCGGCCCTCGCCTCCTGGGCGGGTACGGCCCCCGCCGCCGAGCGGGCGCTGCGGGCCGCGGGGATCGACCCCTCCGAGCGCGGCGAGCAGCTCACCGTCGAGGACTTCGCGCGGATCGCCGAGCACCGTACGGCGGAAAGCACGGCGGAAAGCGGTGCGTAG